The following DNA comes from Rosa rugosa chromosome 5, drRosRugo1.1, whole genome shotgun sequence.
GTGGTtaagatgaatttttttttttaaatgatagaaATATATGAAGGATATCaaaaaaaagtaaacaaaatataaaatgaaagtttttaaatgttttgatcccTGACCCCAATCTCAGTTATGGGAAGTTGTAAGGTTGGACATAATAAAGTGAATGAACTACAGTTGGCCAGACTGATACCCATCTAACGACCATCACATTGTTGAACAAAACAGGAACAAATCTTTCTTCATAAATACAGTAAAGGAAATAAGAATATGTAAAACTATGGCAAATGATATAACTTTCTCTTACCTGTTTCTCATCACAACATACTGGTCCTGCTTTCAGCCAACTTGCAGGAAGGATCCATCAGTTCAAATCCACCAAAACCTATGGTTTGTACGTCAGAACGGACATCTATATCTGTGGAGCAAAGTAAAAGAAAGCAATATTATTTTTAACCAGAACCCTCACTCCCCTGTTACTTGACATAAGTACATAAACAAACACAAAGCAATATTATGTTTTAGCCAGAACTCATTCCCCTGTTACTTAAGTACATAAACAATAACCTGACATAATTTAGAAGAAGTGAtgataaagaaaagaagaaaaaaaaaatggagctgAAGAAACTGTAAAAAATAGACAACCAAAAAGAATCATTTTAGGCAGCTAACAGCCCAACTTGTGCTACCTCCTGCAACTTAATTGTATCTCTGAAGGCTCGCACATCATGACCATAGTAGAAAACAACCCTACGGCCCACATATAATAGGTGCATAGATAAAACATGGTAACTCATCTACATCTCTTAGCAGTATGAAATCAAAATCATCCACATCTCTTATCACTTCAAAGACTCAGTAATAGCATGGCTGTCAAAATAACACAggtaaaaagagaaaaatatggGAACTCATCTACCTACTCATGCAAGCTAACTGCATCTATCAATTTGCTACAAGAGGGTATTATTTACATCTAAGCACATATCTGAGTAGTATACACTAAACATCACAAACGATGAACATCAACAAACAAAGCTACTGCATCTACCAAATTTCTACGAAAAATTTTCCACTCTAGAATTTCAGTCTGAGGAAATAACCAAGTGGAGACATTAAACATCAAGAACAATGATCATCAACAAGCACATCCAAAAGTTTTGAGCAGCCAAAAGCAGTCGGTGACCGTAAATATAAGCATAAAATACACAACCACACACTCATAATTGTTTACTATGTTGAATACATGAAGGTATGAGGTATTGAACACATACCGAGATCAACGATCTTCGATGTTTTGTTGTGCCAACTCCCCAGTTGTAGGCGTCTAGCTCCTGTAAGACAATTATACGAAACCCTAACCTGCAATCACCAATCACAATTAAATCAAACACCAATTGATTCCTAAAAACCTAACGTAAAATCAGAACCCTAACTCAGACTGATCCTCCAAAGCCAAACCAAAGAGAGAAGTTTACCACATCGTTCGTGCTCCTCAGCAATGAACTCCCAATCGGCATCACTCGTATCGATCGAATCGAAGACCAGAGCGGTATCTGGAACCTGAAACGGCACGCCGTATTGGAGATTGGAGAGGCAAGTCTCCGTCTTCTGGAATCGAAACGCGACGAGGCAAGGGCCTGCGATTAGCGGTGATGTGGCTCTCGTCCATGAGAAGGAGACGATCGCTTCCGTCGTTGATGGTGGTGTTGGGCGAAACCCTAGAAATGAGTTTGAGGgataagagggagagagagcacGGGAGCGATTGGAGGATCTCTAATTTACTGATATTGAGTGAAATATAACACCTTAGAAATTATAGAATTACTAATTTACCCCACAGAAGGAGTATTTTCATCCTTTTCGAAAAATAAAAAGGCAtataaaaatttagaaaataaaatttgccAAAATGTTAATGAATAATTGTAGTATTAAATTGAGTAGGTTAATTGTCCTTCTCTTTATTTTTAAAAGAAGGATTTAGCTGTAGATACGAGGTGAGGTAAATAAGGTAAtgtttcaaatttgaaattttaagTTTAATTAAATTTAGAGACTATAAATACATTCTTTCTATTGAGTTAAATTGACAAAAGaaatcggtttttttttttttttttgaagttgcCCACGGGGCGATAAtatcattcaactcaagccagaataggccgttacataccctgccgctgccatctatagacagacaagaagatagtggtagtacccacagtggtacatagacaatagacctactcattacaCATTGAAATACGTAGATAGCGggaatcctcctttggtactactctagAGGCGCTAGAAGTACATAGAGTGCACCTAAAAAGTGCAAAAGCTTCCTAAAAGGAATTATTGTAAAAGACAAAAGCTAAAACATAGAAAAGACCTAGGGCAACAAACCCCAGCCCACAATacgaagcccaagagccccaaagGGAAGGTTCCAACTCAGAGCCCATCAAGCTGGCTTGGTCCAGGCCCAACAGCTCCAAAAACGCCATGTCGTACGAACCAAAAATCAGCGCCGCCGTCTGCCCAACCCGAGCTGCCTCGACCAAAGCCTCCACGATCGTCGCCGCAACGATCCCACACCGCTACGACTCCAACCGCCCGCCTCACGCCTCCACAAACTCACGCCTTTGAGACCCGATTCAGAACCATGCCATTAAGACTCGATTCAGAAACACGCCGCCGATCTTGATTAGCATGAGCTCGCCGCCGGAGATGATGCCAGAAAACTCAAAAACTGAAGCCGTCTGGTACCCTCGAGCATAGAGTCCACCCAAGGAGCATCCTCGACTAATTACATATCgaacacccgtccggcagcaaacctGAGGCCGTCGGCGAGGCCGGAGCCAGCCTAAACGtcaggcgccgccggacgagcacgAGCTCTCAATCGGAAAAAAAACCGTTCTTTAGGGTTTTAGTCATAGGGTTTTAGTCTATGACTATGGTTTTAATCTTAACTCATCTTTTGAGTTAAGATGAGTATGTTTTATCCACATATGAAAAATCTTTTGTTCAAACCATACAACatgtatataaaaaataaaataaaaaacatgttGTGGTAATGTTGATCAATCAGCCTAGCATGGAACCCCATTTCTAGAGTTTGAGTCTGAGTACCCACCAACTTATGACCAGCATGTTTGAGGAGTATTTAAAGTTCGTGCGTTTGTGAAGATGGATTGGCTTTACTTGGAAActtatagaaaaaaataacaattaTTAGGCAACCTAACAGAACTTTAcctattttattattattatttaaaaaaaaaaaaaaacaacgacAACAACTTTACTTGTACTCTTGTAGTTCCCCTCTTTTATCTTTAACAATAACCGACCCGGTTTGTCAAAATTGACCCGAAATTGTTATTTAGACCCGATTTTAACACGCTCGTCTTTGCAGAAACGCGCGGCCCCCTCTATCTGAGAGAACCGAGAATAAAGAAGCTCTGTTTGGTTTTTGCTGCAAACCCTGAAGCTCCATCTCTCTCTGTCTATCTTCCAGGTTGGTCTTTTAGTAATTTCATCTCCCTTCGTTATTGCTCTGCAGTTGTGTTTTCTTCTTGAATAGTTCAATCTAGGGGCTCATGAATTCTAATGTCCTTCGTATTCCAATATTGAGTTGGTCATCGTCATCAAGTTTAGATTTTTGCCTAGGGTTTCTGATTTCAGGGTTTATATCTGAAATTAGGGATATCATCTGTTAGGAATTCTTCTGATTTGGACTATTAAAATTATCTGCTAAACCGTCTAGATTATGAAATTAACTGGTAGGGTTGTTCTGaatgttagggttttagtcAGAACAGATTGTTAGGAATTTGAAATTGCGAGATTGATTTACTGGATTTTGACTGTTAGGTTGATTTGAATGCTGGGATTTAGGTGATATGGCGCACAGGTTGCTCAGGAATGTGGAGGCAGATGGTTGGGAACGGTCAGACTTCCCCATCATCTGCGAGTCGTGCCTGGGAGACAATCCCTATGTTCGCATGACGAAAGCCGATTATGACAAGGAGTGCAAGACTTGTACTCGGCCGTTCACCGTTTTCCGGTGGAGGCCTGGCCGTGATGCCCGATTCAAGAAGACGGAGATTTGCCAGACGTGCAGTAAGTTGAAGAATGTCTGTCAAGTTTGCATCTTGGACCTGGAATATGGCTTGCCAGTACAGGTTCGTGACACTGCTATGGCTATCAACTCCACCGATGTGATTCCCAAGAGCGATGTCAATAGGGAGTTTTTTGCCGAGGAGCATGACCGAAAGGTAAGTTTCCGCCCTTTCAGTTAAGTTTCTAagtttacttatttattttttctttgaacACTTTagcatttaattttaattgtgaTTGCTGTATGCAGGCTAGAGCCGGTATAGATTACGAATCTTCCTATGGGAAAGCTCGGCCCAGTGACACTATTCTGAAGCTTCAAAGAACAGCACCCTATTACAAAAGGAACAGAGCACATGTCTGCAGTTTCTACATTCGGGGTGAGTGCACAAGAGGCGCCGAGTGCCCTTACAGGCATGAAATGCCCATAACTGGGGAGTTGGCACAACAAAACATTAAAGATCGTTACTATGGGTATGTCAATGCATCCTACTTTACTATTTTCAATATGATAAGGAGTTCATGGTCTGTTTTCATTATGTTATGATTGTAGTTACCGATTCCTGCTGGCTGCTTTAAATTTGAGAATTTGTTTTTTGATCATTAACGATACCTGATCTCTTATTTGCTCACATTGAGCAAGCAActgaagtcttttttttttggttgttttgtCAAGAAATTTTTGTACGTACCACCCAATTAATTGAAGAAAGATGCTTCTTTCGGCAGTTGGGAACTAATAGGAGTTTACTACTGCAGTATCTAGCTACTATATTCAGCCAAAATGTAGTGTATAGGCTTTCTTTAGTTTGTGATATTCATTTTTTAATCTACAATTTATCTGCAGAGTCAATGATCCAGTCGCGATGAAGCTACTGAACAAGGCTGGAGAGATGCCCTCCCTAGAACCTCCCGAGGATGAAAGCATCAGAACCCTATACGTGGGTGGGCTTGATGGGAGGATTACTGAGCAGGATCTAAGGGATAACTTTTATGCTCATGGTGAAATAGAGTCTGTTAGGATGGTACTCCAACGAGCTTGTGCTTTCGTAACCTACACAACAAGAGAAGGTGCAGAAAAGGCTGCAGAAGAACTCTCCAATAAACTGGTCATAAAGGGTTTGAGATTGAAGTTAATGTGGGGTAGGCCCCAAGCACCAAAACAGGACGGCACAGATGAAGCTAGGCAGCAGGCAGTGGCTCATAGTGGATTGTTGCCTCGAGCAGTGATATCACAACAGCAGAACCAAATACAAGACCAATATGCACCAGTGCAGCACTACTACAACATGCCACCTCCACCATCTTCACAGGAGAGGACATTTTATCCATCAATGGATCCTCAAAGAATGGGTGCTGTTGTTCGATCTCAAGATGGAGCTCCAAGTGGGCCCACAGGGCCCGATGAGAACAAATCTGGTTCAGAGAGGCAGCATTATGCTTTTCAAACCATGGCTCCACCACATGGCCATTATCATCAGCAGCAGTTTTATCCTCCCCCTTATACAGGTTATATGCCTCCGCCACCACCAGCTTACCAACAACAATACCCTCCGCAATATCATGCTGCAGTGCCTCCACAACAGTCCTTGCCAATGGGCCAACAATTCCAGCAGCATTCTGCAACACCCTCAGCTTCTACATCATCAGCACCCGCAGCTTCAAGTTCTGGACCTTCAGAGTCCACACCATCTGAATCTGGATCTGCACCAACTGCATCATCACAGCAGTGACACCAACTATCGTTGTATCGTTATGCCAACTAGTGTTTTTTGACTCTGAACTGGCCTTGCATGGATTCATGGATGTAATAGGCATCTTTGTGAGAGCATTGCCTTTTTTCCCAATTAAGGATCATTCTGTTGTGTAACAGTCCCTTCATTGTTGACAAAATATTGTAATGCTCCCCTTCATGTGAATATCTATGTTTCCTATATCATATTTCTGAAAAAGCTTATTGAAGTTCTTTTAATCACTTCACAAATTTAGCGATAACTTGATATTTTCCCTTCTTCTTTTGGTAGAAGTCCCTTAATTCCATGTCTCTATAGGGCTGGTTGCaagatttttctgtttttttcctACTTCTTTTCGGTTAGCTTAATTCCATGTCTCTTTTTTCAGTACAAATTCCACATCTCTATAGGGCTTTTAGAGATCTCCCTTTTTCCATGTTTTTCCTACTTCTTTTCTGTTTGATTCACTCCTTGTCAAGACGTATGTCATAAATTTTGGAAGGTCAAACAAAGAAGTtacaaattataggatttaatttaTGGCTTTATTATGGAAGGGACCGCCTTAGTTGATTTGATTTCCCTTTTTGCAACAGGATTTTATTTCCTACTTCTTGTTTCTTCATAAGAATTTCAGTAGTATTTAAAGAGACATAACGTTACAAGAATCATAACTCACTGCATTGATATTTTGCCTTTGATAGTTTGTTTGCTTCCGTATCCGTTCTAGATATTTTGCCTTTGATAACCAAAGCCTTCTGTTTTCTTTAAACATAATCATGGGAGGTGTTGTTTCTGTATCCGAAAAAAGTAGTGTCTGCAAAGATAGAATTAAGTTAGCAATATTGGCTAGACAACAGCAGGAGGCGTTTGCAAAAGCACAAAAAAATTACCATAAGTTGCAGGATAAGATGGGAACAACCTTCTATGAATTTGTAAGCATATATTGTTCACTTCCAATACATGTTACCATAcatgataaggaaaaaaaagatcATGACGAGAAAGATTCAAGTATAGTGACAGAGCAAGCAGAGACTCCTAAGGATGAAGGACATCATGACGAAAAAGATTCAAGTATAACAACGGAGAAAGCGGAGACTTGTAAGAATGAAGATTTAAAGACAACGAAAGAGAAACCAGGGAGGGGTAATAAGAAACAAAATACAAAGATGGTGGCAAAGAAAGCAGAAACTAGTGCTAAGAAGGAAGATAATAATGTGGGGCATCGCCCCGAGGCTCTTGAAAATACAAAGATGGTGGCAGAGAAAGCAGAAACTAGTGCTAAGAAGGAAGATAATATTGTGGGGCATAGTCCTGAGGCTCCTGAAAAGATAAGGTTGTCGGAAGCTCTGAGAAAACTCAAAAAAGTTGTTCATCAGTTCGAAGACGTAGACAAGTCTGGCAGTGACGTTTGCAAATTACTTGAGACCAATGAAATTGTTAAAGAACACAAGTCGACATTCCCGTGGAGTCGCTCTACTACAAGTAAAATTGTATCAAGGAGTCGCTCCTCTAAAGTTGGTGATGATTACGAGGAGAAAGCTAAAGCCGCGAAGCTCTCTTCAACATTACAGAACTTATATTTTAGGGAAGAGCACCTCTCTAGATTGGTAGAGATAGTCGAAGATGTGAAGAAAAAGGGAGAAACAACACAAGTTTCTGAAGAAAGCGCCGTAGAAGCTCtcaacaaaatcagaaaatttagAGACGATGAGCTACGACCTCAACTTTCTAATCTCCTAGAAGGTCTGCAGAAAATTTGGACGAATATGTCAAAGTACCATCGAAAGCAAAACGAGATCATGTCCGAAAAATCTCTCTATCAGCCTCATGAAATGTGTTGTGATGCCTTACACTCGATTGCTACAAAGGAACTTCAAACCCAACTTCAAAATTGGTTCACCGCCTTTACTTCCTATATTTCTTCACAAAAGGCCTACATTAAATCTCTCCACGATTTGAGTAAACATTCAGTTCCGTCATTTTTTGAAAAGGAAGTCAACGATAATGGGTGCACAAAACTGCTCGGAGATTGGTTAACTTGTTTGGAAAAACTGGAGGACAAGGAAGTGAGTAAAGCAATAAGTGAGTGTAACAAAGAAGTAAAAAAGCTTAAGGACCAACAAAAGAAAGAGCGAGAATGCAAGAGCAAAGTTGAGAAACTCAATGAGGATATCTGCAAACTAGTGAAGCAAACAGAAACGTCCAgtactaagaagaagaagaagaaagagacggAGTTGAATAGATTGACAAATGCGCTAAAGAATGAGGAAAGGGCCTATCAAACTAGTAAGACGAACACACAAAAGATTGCTATAAACGTGATTCAGGAGAGGTTTGCATCAGTTTTCAAATCGCTGGCCGAGTTTACAACCAAAGCTGCTAAAGAGTATGCCGAGGTTGCAAAGAATCATAATATTAATTGCAGTGATtagctagattttttttttttgttatcaaTTTAATGCTTAGTTATCTTTCTAATTAAAGATGTAATAGTATTATCTCTATCGATTCAATTTATTTACTTACTTGAAATTAATACTTAGCTCTTATAATATAGATTAATTTTTTTCAGAAGTAATATATTATATAGATTGATTGCTTTCACTAGTTACTTATCATTATAGCCTCTCTGCAGGTGAAGACTAGCTGGTATATGTAAGTACACAAATTTTACTAGCCTTCTAATACATAAGTCCGAAGCTGCTTATAGTGATTTTGTTTACAGAGCGATCAATCATTCTGCGTGGCCTTTTCATGCAGCAGGAGTACTTGTATCCTGCCGGACGTGGGTCTATGCTCAGTCGGGGTTACTTAGCCCAAGGACGGTAGACTT
Coding sequences within:
- the LOC133710515 gene encoding zinc finger CCCH domain-containing protein 40-like yields the protein MAHRLLRNVEADGWERSDFPIICESCLGDNPYVRMTKADYDKECKTCTRPFTVFRWRPGRDARFKKTEICQTCSKLKNVCQVCILDLEYGLPVQVRDTAMAINSTDVIPKSDVNREFFAEEHDRKARAGIDYESSYGKARPSDTILKLQRTAPYYKRNRAHVCSFYIRGECTRGAECPYRHEMPITGELAQQNIKDRYYGVNDPVAMKLLNKAGEMPSLEPPEDESIRTLYVGGLDGRITEQDLRDNFYAHGEIESVRMVLQRACAFVTYTTREGAEKAAEELSNKLVIKGLRLKLMWGRPQAPKQDGTDEARQQAVAHSGLLPRAVISQQQNQIQDQYAPVQHYYNMPPPPSSQERTFYPSMDPQRMGAVVRSQDGAPSGPTGPDENKSGSERQHYAFQTMAPPHGHYHQQQFYPPPYTGYMPPPPPAYQQQYPPQYHAAVPPQQSLPMGQQFQQHSATPSASTSSAPAASSSGPSESTPSESGSAPTASSQQ
- the LOC133709016 gene encoding protein ROLLING AND ERECT LEAF 2-like is translated as MGGVVSVSEKSSVCKDRIKLAILARQQQEAFAKAQKNYHKLQDKMGTTFYEFVSIYCSLPIHVTIHDKEKKDHDEKDSSIVTEQAETPKDEGHHDEKDSSITTEKAETCKNEDLKTTKEKPGRGNKKQNTKMVAKKAETSAKKEDNNVGHRPEALENTKMVAEKAETSAKKEDNIVGHSPEAPEKIRLSEALRKLKKVVHQFEDVDKSGSDVCKLLETNEIVKEHKSTFPWSRSTTSKIVSRSRSSKVGDDYEEKAKAAKLSSTLQNLYFREEHLSRLVEIVEDVKKKGETTQVSEESAVEALNKIRKFRDDELRPQLSNLLEGLQKIWTNMSKYHRKQNEIMSEKSLYQPHEMCCDALHSIATKELQTQLQNWFTAFTSYISSQKAYIKSLHDLSKHSVPSFFEKEVNDNGCTKLLGDWLTCLEKLEDKEVSKAISECNKEVKKLKDQQKKERECKSKVEKLNEDICKLVKQTETSSTKKKKKKETELNRLTNALKNEERAYQTSKTNTQKIAINVIQERFASVFKSLAEFTTKAAKEYAEVAKNHNINCSD